The Deltaproteobacteria bacterium genome segment CTCCCCTCGAGCATGTTGTCCGAAGGGTCGTTCGAGTACTTCATCGAGGCGCAGCACGACGAAGGGGCGCCCAGCCGCGTCGGCTCGCCGCGAAAGCCGATCGCTTGCGCCGCGTTCGACCCGCCGCCCGAGCCGATCAAGGTGACGGTGCGAACGCCGGAGCCGGGCGCCGCCGTCCGCATCGACGACAAGGACTCCGGAACTACTCCGCTCACTGTCCGCCTGTTGCCCGGACGCCACACCGTCTCCATCACCGGTCCCGACGGCCGCAGCGCGGAGCAGCAGATCGACGTGAAAGGCCGGAGGATGGATCTGGCGGTGGACCTGCCGCGCCAATCCGGCGGCCCCGCGACTCTCGCCGTACAGAGCGACCCGCCCGATGCCAACGTGCTCCTCGACGGCACGGTGGTTGGACGGACCCCGTATCACGGCGCTTTGCAGACCGGGGAGCACACCGTGACCGTCGAGATGGAAGGTCACCTGAGGCAGCAGCGGAAGGTCTTCGCGCGCGAGGGGCGCGACGCCACCGTGTCGTTCGCGCTCATGCCGCTTCCCAAGGCGCCCGCGCTGTCCGTCGAGTCGGATCCGGTAGGAGCGATCGTTCTCGTCGATGGCAAGGAGCGCGGCCGAACGCCGCTGATCGCAGCGATGCCGCCGGGGCATCACCAGCTCGTGCTGCAATACGAAGGCCGCCGCGAAGTGAGCACCGACTTCGAGATGCCGAAGGACGGCGACTTCTCCGTGCGCCTCGATCTGCCGTTCGCCGATCGCAGCGGCTCGCGACTGACGGTGAGCTCGATGCCGGCCGGCGCCAACGTCACCGTCGATGGCAGCGGGGTCGGGGTCACGCCCTGGTCCGCCGAGACGCGGCCCGGCGTTCACAAGGTGGCGGTGTCCGGCGCCGGATTCGTCAAGGAAGAGCGGACGGTGCAGGTCTATCCCAACCGCGACACCGATCTGGCGTTCGCGCTCCAGCGCGCCGGACCCGCCCGCCTCCACGTCGAGGCCCAGCCGGCGGCGATGGTGCGCGTCGACGGCAAGGAGGTCGGTCGATCGCCGCTGACCGCCGAGGTCCAACCGGGAGAGCACCAGCTGGAGGTCGCGGCCGACGGCTACAAGACGGTGGCGCAGCAGGTGACGGTGGACGCGGGCCAGGGACTCTCGGTCCGGATTCCCCTGCAGAGAGCGGTCTCGCAGGAGCCGCCCCTCATCGCGGTCTCTTCGGACCCGTCGGGCGCGCAGATCTTCCTCGATCAGAAGCTCGTCGGCGCGACCCCGCTGAAGATCCGGACCACGCCCGGGCCCCACGAGGTCCGGCTCTCGCTCGAGGGGTACGTGCCGCGCGTCACTCGCCCGGTGCTGCCCAACGACCGCGATTTCGAGCTCCGCGTCGCCGTCGTCCTGACCCCCGTCCGCGGCGGCGAGCAGCGGCAACGCGCCCCCACGGCCGACGAGCTCTTCGACGCACAGATCGCGGCGGCGCACGCCTGCTCCGTGCGCGGAGATCTCGAGTGCGCGCTTTCCGGTTATCGCGCCGCGTATCAGCAGCGCGCCAATCCGCGCCTGCTCTTCAACGTCGCGCAGATGAGGCGGAAGCTCGGCCGGTACGATGAAGCCGCTTCCACCTATCGCGAGTTCCTCACGCTCGCGGAAAAGCAGAAGGGAGCAAAGCTCCAGAAGGAGCTCGTCGCAGAGGCGCGGATCCAGCTCAAGGCCTGCGAGGGCAAGCTGGTGCCCGCGCTCGCGTCCGCCCCGTCGGCAGCCGCTGCGGCGCCGCCTCCGTTGTCGGAGGCGCCGAGCGCGGGTCAGGCGCCGGAAGACACAGTCCCGCCGCGGCTCAGCCACGATCCCGTCCGCAGCACGATGCGGGGACGTCCGTTGCAGTTGCTGGCGGACATTTCCGACGACCGCAGCGGCGTCGCATCCGCACAGGCCTGCTGGCGCAATGCGTATGGGCGCGACTTCGAATGCCACGCGCTTGGGAACGTCGGCGGCGATCGGTACGGCATCGAAGTTCCCGCGCGCGCCGTCACCGACGGCTTCGCCTACTACCTGGAAGCCTGGGACAACGCCGAGAACGGGCCGGCGCGCAGCGGAGCGCCCGAGCTGCCGCATGCCGTCGTCATCGACGATCCGGCTCCCGCGGCGGTCAGCGCCGGGATGGGAGTGGCGGTGGTCGAGCCGCGACCTGGACCGGTGGTAGAGGCGGCGTTCCAGAGCGGCGGACCCGCGGGTAATGCTTCCATGCTTCCGCCCGCGCTGACGGGTGCTGGAGCGCGAGTGGTCGCGCAGCCGCGGATTGCGACGCCCTGGACGGTGGCTGCAATCCTCGGGGGCGAGCGGAGCAGCGAGAAGTCGTACACGGATTCAGCCCTCCTCGGCCGCATCGGCATAGAGGCGACGCGCCGATTCGACGAGAACTGGTTCACGGCGGTCACCGCCGACTGGCGGTCGTCCCGCCAACAGTACGCGCCCTTCGATGGGCCGCCTGCTGCGCGGGTGACGGTCGACGAGAACCGGTTCGACTTCTCCGCTGCCGCAGGGTTCGACCTCGGCGCGCTGCTGGTGTCGAACGGCCGGCTGGAGCTGACGCCGCTCGGGGGCCTGCAGTTCCTGACTGCCAGGAACACGGGCTTTCCGTTCGATCTGCTTGGACCCAGCGCCGGGCTGCGGGCCTCCTGGTCTTTGCCGCCGTTCGCGCTGCGCGCGGTGGGCTCGTACGCGTTCAACCTGAACAAGGATTCGAGCGGCCCCAACGCATTCCTGTC includes the following:
- a CDS encoding PEGA domain-containing protein, whose product is MIVAVVLLAASAAAEPRPPSDWRADTLLAVNEEASATAAEPSAEVLRVGKITHTPVEKSPRGEAVVIRARVQDPSRLFHPFVFARKSGNARYEAFTMRDRGTRRGFEARLPSSMLSEGSFEYFIEAQHDEGAPSRVGSPRKPIACAAFDPPPEPIKVTVRTPEPGAAVRIDDKDSGTTPLTVRLLPGRHTVSITGPDGRSAEQQIDVKGRRMDLAVDLPRQSGGPATLAVQSDPPDANVLLDGTVVGRTPYHGALQTGEHTVTVEMEGHLRQQRKVFAREGRDATVSFALMPLPKAPALSVESDPVGAIVLVDGKERGRTPLIAAMPPGHHQLVLQYEGRREVSTDFEMPKDGDFSVRLDLPFADRSGSRLTVSSMPAGANVTVDGSGVGVTPWSAETRPGVHKVAVSGAGFVKEERTVQVYPNRDTDLAFALQRAGPARLHVEAQPAAMVRVDGKEVGRSPLTAEVQPGEHQLEVAADGYKTVAQQVTVDAGQGLSVRIPLQRAVSQEPPLIAVSSDPSGAQIFLDQKLVGATPLKIRTTPGPHEVRLSLEGYVPRVTRPVLPNDRDFELRVAVVLTPVRGGEQRQRAPTADELFDAQIAAAHACSVRGDLECALSGYRAAYQQRANPRLLFNVAQMRRKLGRYDEAASTYREFLTLAEKQKGAKLQKELVAEARIQLKACEGKLVPALASAPSAAAAAPPPLSEAPSAGQAPEDTVPPRLSHDPVRSTMRGRPLQLLADISDDRSGVASAQACWRNAYGRDFECHALGNVGGDRYGIEVPARAVTDGFAYYLEAWDNAENGPARSGAPELPHAVVIDDPAPAAVSAGMGVAVVEPRPGPVVEAAFQSGGPAGNASMLPPALTGAGARVVAQPRIATPWTVAAILGGERSSEKSYTDSALLGRIGIEATRRFDENWFTAVTADWRSSRQQYAPFDGPPAARVTVDENRFDFSAAAGFDLGALLVSNGRLELTPLGGLQFLTARNTGFPFDLLGPSAGLRASWSLPPFALRAVGSYAFNLNKDSSGPNAFLSPVSALAIRAGLQFRVSPAYAIELDYVGDAIKFEHVWRIGHGAVLGFSRSF